From the Candidatus Tanganyikabacteria bacterium genome, the window CAGGTGTGCAGCCTCGGCCAGATCTCCCGGGCCCTTTACGACGTGGGCGGGCAGTACCGGAGGGCGATGTAGACGATGAGCCGCAAGATCCGCGTCCTGATTGGCAAGCCGGGCCTCGACGGCCACGACCGCGGCGCCAAGGTCGTCGCCCGCGCGCTGCGCGACGCCGGCATGGAGGTCGTCTACACGGGGTTGCACCAGACGGCCGAGGAGATTGTGGCGACGGCCATCCAGGAAGACGTCGACGTCGTGGGCCTCTCGCTGCTCTCGGGCGCCCACATGACCCTGGTGCCGGCGGTCCTGGAGCGCCTGCGGGCCGAAGGT encodes:
- a CDS encoding cobalamin B12-binding domain-containing protein, which gives rise to MSRKIRVLIGKPGLDGHDRGAKVVARALRDAGMEVVYTGLHQTAEEIVATAIQEDVDVVGLSLLSGAHMTLVPAVLERLRAEGAGDVGVLVGGIVPAEDAASLVAAGALGVFGPGTPTDEVVEAVRKAVAARAEVG